One window of Pectobacterium carotovorum genomic DNA carries:
- a CDS encoding manganese/iron ABC transporter ATP-binding protein, with translation MSSDRAAQSLEVNDVSVTYSNGHQAIRHASFSLTGGTICALVGVNGSGKSTLFKSIMGLVKPTSGQVLLNQQPIYQALKQNLVAYVPQTEDVDWNFPVLVSDVVMMGRYGRMNFLRIPSKQDRAIVAESLERVGLSTLQHRQIGELSGGQKKRVFLARALAQQGSVLLLDEPFTGVDVKTENAIIDLLRTLRDEGHLILVATHNLGSVPEFCDNVILVNRTVLAAGPTHSTFTQSNLEKTFGGVLRHINLGGSHLHDDDDVRSVTVLTDDERPAVFYGSTKSDPPASRAVPEEKKP, from the coding sequence ATGAGTAGCGATCGAGCCGCACAGTCATTAGAAGTCAATGATGTTTCGGTTACTTACAGCAACGGGCATCAGGCTATTCGCCATGCCTCTTTTTCCCTGACTGGCGGTACGATTTGCGCCTTGGTTGGCGTAAACGGCAGTGGAAAATCGACGTTGTTCAAAAGCATCATGGGGTTGGTCAAGCCAACCTCAGGGCAGGTACTGCTCAACCAGCAACCGATCTACCAGGCACTGAAACAGAATCTGGTTGCTTATGTTCCACAAACAGAAGACGTGGACTGGAATTTCCCCGTTCTGGTTTCCGACGTGGTCATGATGGGACGCTACGGGAGGATGAATTTCCTGCGTATTCCCAGTAAACAGGACCGCGCTATTGTAGCGGAGTCGCTGGAACGCGTCGGGCTATCGACGCTGCAACATCGCCAGATCGGTGAACTGTCCGGTGGACAGAAAAAGCGTGTTTTTCTGGCGAGGGCGCTGGCTCAACAAGGCAGCGTGTTGCTGCTGGATGAGCCGTTTACTGGCGTAGACGTCAAAACGGAGAACGCCATTATCGACCTGCTTCGCACCTTGCGCGATGAAGGGCATTTGATTCTGGTAGCGACTCATAACCTCGGTAGCGTTCCTGAGTTTTGCGACAACGTTATTTTAGTCAATCGCACCGTTTTAGCCGCAGGACCGACGCACAGCACCTTTACCCAAAGTAATTTGGAGAAAACGTTCGGCGGTGTTCTGCGACACATCAACCTCGGGGGATCTCATCTTCACGATGATGACGATGTCCGCTCGGTGACGGTGTTAACAGACGATGAACGTCCGGCTGTGTTCTATGGGTCGACCAAGAGCGATCCTCCTGCATCACGCGCTGTACCGGAGGAGAAAAAGCCCTGA
- the rlmA gene encoding 23S rRNA (guanine(745)-N(1))-methyltransferase, with protein MSYQCPLCQLPLERHPRQWTCGKHNFDCAREGYVNLLPVQFKRSKQPGDSAEMMQARRSFLEAGHYQPLRDAVAQHVDRIVADDAAALLDIGCGEGYYTAELAHRLISHRTMTIYGLDVSKAAIQRAAKRYENVEFCVASSQRLPFRDESLDAVVKIYAPCNDAELQRTIKVGGWVVTVSPGPRHLYQLKAEVYDEVLLHPNKGEALAGFQLMDQQTLAYPMQLSGSEAAALLQMTPFAWRATPDVSERLQAATAFRCETDFIIRLHQRIDGGAVA; from the coding sequence ATGAGCTATCAGTGTCCGCTATGCCAGTTACCTCTGGAGCGACACCCGCGGCAATGGACGTGTGGTAAACATAACTTTGACTGTGCGAGAGAAGGGTACGTCAACCTGCTGCCGGTACAGTTTAAACGTTCGAAACAGCCTGGTGATAGTGCCGAAATGATGCAGGCACGACGCAGCTTTTTGGAGGCTGGCCACTATCAACCGCTACGTGACGCCGTTGCGCAGCACGTAGATCGTATTGTGGCGGATGACGCTGCTGCGCTGTTGGATATCGGCTGTGGTGAAGGGTATTACACCGCGGAGCTGGCGCATCGTCTTATATCGCACAGAACGATGACGATCTACGGACTGGATGTGTCCAAAGCGGCGATTCAGCGCGCGGCAAAGCGATATGAAAACGTTGAGTTTTGCGTTGCATCCAGCCAGAGACTGCCTTTTCGCGACGAATCCCTTGATGCTGTGGTAAAAATTTACGCGCCGTGTAATGACGCGGAGCTACAGCGCACCATTAAGGTTGGTGGTTGGGTGGTGACGGTGTCTCCGGGGCCTCGGCATCTTTATCAACTGAAAGCGGAAGTCTACGATGAGGTGTTGCTGCATCCGAACAAAGGTGAAGCGCTCGCCGGCTTTCAGCTTATGGATCAGCAAACGCTCGCGTATCCGATGCAGTTATCTGGGAGTGAAGCTGCGGCGCTATTGCAAATGACGCCCTTTGCCTGGCGAGCAACGCCAGACGTTAGCGAGCGACTGCAGGCGGCTACCGCATTTCGTTGTGAAACGGACTTTATTATCCGCTTGCATCAGCGCATTGATGGCGGTGCGGTAGCGTAA
- a CDS encoding metal ABC transporter permease, with protein MIDILLQPFSYNYMVKAIWVSAIVGGVCAFLSAYLMLKGWSLMGDALSHSVVPGVAGAYALGLPYAAGAFFTGMLAALAMTLIRHITRLREDAIIGFIFSTFFAVGLLIISLNPTSVNVQSIIFGNILGIADEDILQVEIIIGVTFVILCLLWKDLLAVFFDENHARSIGLSPLKLKILFFTLLSACTVAALQTVGAILVIAMVITPGATAYLLTDRFGRLVVISIALGAITSAVGAYLSFFLDGATGGVIVTLQTVVFLLAFVFAPKHGLLASRRLRLRDQSGDAL; from the coding sequence ATGATCGATATCCTGTTGCAGCCATTCAGCTATAACTACATGGTCAAGGCGATCTGGGTCAGCGCGATTGTCGGCGGCGTGTGTGCTTTTCTTTCGGCGTACCTGATGCTGAAAGGCTGGTCGCTGATGGGCGATGCACTCTCCCACTCCGTCGTCCCCGGTGTCGCAGGAGCTTATGCGCTGGGCCTGCCCTACGCGGCAGGTGCATTTTTTACCGGCATGCTTGCCGCGCTGGCAATGACGCTCATCCGTCATATTACCCGATTGCGTGAAGATGCAATTATCGGCTTTATTTTCTCAACGTTTTTCGCTGTCGGCCTGCTGATTATTTCGCTCAACCCGACATCGGTTAACGTGCAATCCATCATTTTTGGCAATATTTTGGGCATTGCCGACGAAGATATTCTGCAAGTTGAAATCATCATCGGCGTAACGTTCGTAATTCTCTGCCTGCTGTGGAAAGATCTGCTGGCCGTGTTCTTTGATGAGAACCATGCCCGTTCGATTGGTCTTTCTCCATTGAAGCTGAAAATTCTGTTCTTTACGCTGCTGAGTGCCTGTACGGTCGCGGCGTTGCAAACCGTCGGTGCGATTTTGGTGATCGCGATGGTGATTACGCCGGGTGCCACGGCTTACCTGCTCACCGATCGGTTTGGTCGTCTGGTCGTGATTTCTATTGCACTGGGTGCGATCACCAGCGCGGTCGGGGCTTATCTGAGCTTCTTCCTTGATGGTGCAACCGGCGGCGTGATTGTCACGTTGCAAACCGTCGTCTTCCTGTTGGCGTTTGTCTTTGCACCCAAGCATGGGTTATTGGCATCGCGCCGCCTGCGGTTACGCGATCAATCAGGAGATGCATTATGA
- the mntP gene encoding manganese efflux pump MntP → MNMSATLILAFGMSMDAFAASIGKGAVLHNPRFRDAIRTGLIFGVIEAITPLIGWALGFFASQYILEWDHWVAFTLLLILGGRMIVEGLKGSSDCRCEKVKNHSLALLICTAVATSLDAMAIGVGLAFLQVNIFHTAMVIGCATMIMVTLGMMIGRYIGPILGKKAEVMGGLVLIGIGCNILYEHLGYAA, encoded by the coding sequence ATGAATATGTCAGCAACTCTTATCTTAGCATTTGGTATGTCAATGGATGCCTTCGCCGCGTCAATCGGTAAAGGTGCCGTACTGCATAATCCCCGTTTCCGCGATGCCATCCGTACTGGACTCATTTTTGGCGTTATCGAAGCTATCACCCCGCTCATCGGCTGGGCACTTGGTTTTTTTGCCAGCCAATATATTCTCGAATGGGATCACTGGGTTGCCTTTACGCTGTTATTGATTCTGGGTGGTCGCATGATCGTTGAAGGCCTCAAAGGTTCTTCAGACTGCCGCTGCGAAAAAGTCAAAAATCATAGTCTGGCGCTGTTAATCTGTACCGCCGTCGCCACCAGCCTGGATGCCATGGCAATCGGTGTCGGTCTGGCCTTCCTTCAGGTCAATATTTTCCATACCGCGATGGTGATAGGCTGCGCTACCATGATTATGGTGACGCTTGGGATGATGATTGGCCGCTATATCGGTCCGATTCTCGGCAAAAAAGCAGAAGTGATGGGCGGGTTGGTTCTGATTGGCATCGGCTGCAATATCCTGTATGAACACCTCGGCTACGCCGCCTGA
- a CDS encoding DUF986 domain-containing protein, producing the protein MTMTDITLVVLIALALIYAIYDEFIMDKFKGKTQLLVPLKRMNRLDTLIFIGLVGILIYQNVMSNGTILATYLLISLAFMAFYLAYIRRPKLIFKPAGFFYANIFIPYARIKNMNLSEDGVLAIGLEKRRLLIQVAQIDDLEKIYQFMIDNR; encoded by the coding sequence ATGACAATGACTGATATCACGCTAGTCGTGTTGATTGCATTAGCACTGATTTATGCCATCTATGATGAGTTCATCATGGATAAATTCAAAGGGAAAACCCAGCTCCTCGTCCCTCTAAAACGGATGAATCGCCTCGATACGCTGATTTTTATCGGCTTAGTAGGGATTCTTATTTATCAGAATGTGATGAGTAATGGCACCATTCTCGCCACCTATCTTTTGATTTCTCTAGCCTTCATGGCGTTTTATCTGGCCTATATTCGTCGCCCTAAACTGATATTTAAACCAGCCGGATTCTTTTATGCGAATATATTCATTCCTTATGCAAGAATTAAAAATATGAATCTATCTGAGGATGGCGTATTAGCCATAGGCCTTGAGAAACGGCGTTTATTAATTCAGGTTGCCCAGATTGATGATTTAGAAAAAATATATCAATTTATGATTGACAATCGATGA
- a CDS encoding metal ABC transporter substrate-binding protein produces the protein MIGFHAHLPALFRRMALPCALLLLASTSAQAAEKLKVITTFTIIQDIAQNIAGDAATVESITKPGAEIHDYQPTPRDIVKTQSAQLVLWNGMNLERWFTRFFENVKNVPAVVVTEGITPLPIREGAYNGNPNPHAWMSPSNALIYIENIRKGLVQADPANAETYNRNAKAYAEKIKALDAPLRERLARIPEKQRWLVTSEGAFSYLAKDYQFNEVYLWPINADEQGSPQQVRRVIDTVREKAIPVVFSESTVSDKPAKQVSKETGAKYGGVLYVDSLSTEKGPVPTYIDLLKVTVETIAKGFNQ, from the coding sequence ATGATTGGCTTTCACGCTCATTTACCTGCCCTGTTCCGCCGTATGGCACTACCATGCGCTTTACTGCTTTTAGCCAGCACCTCCGCTCAGGCGGCTGAAAAGCTTAAAGTCATCACGACCTTTACCATCATTCAGGATATCGCACAAAATATTGCAGGCGATGCAGCAACGGTTGAGTCCATCACCAAACCCGGTGCGGAGATTCATGATTATCAGCCGACACCACGCGATATTGTGAAAACACAGTCTGCACAGCTAGTGCTGTGGAACGGCATGAATCTCGAACGTTGGTTTACGCGCTTTTTCGAGAACGTGAAAAATGTGCCGGCCGTTGTGGTGACGGAAGGCATCACGCCGCTTCCTATCCGCGAAGGTGCCTATAATGGCAACCCAAATCCGCATGCCTGGATGTCACCTTCCAACGCATTAATCTATATTGAAAATATCCGTAAAGGTCTGGTGCAAGCCGATCCCGCGAATGCAGAAACGTATAATCGTAACGCCAAAGCTTATGCGGAAAAAATTAAGGCTCTCGACGCGCCGCTGCGTGAACGTCTTGCCCGTATCCCAGAAAAGCAACGCTGGTTAGTCACCAGTGAAGGGGCGTTCAGCTATCTGGCAAAGGATTATCAGTTCAATGAAGTCTATCTCTGGCCAATCAATGCCGACGAGCAAGGTTCACCGCAGCAAGTGCGTCGAGTTATTGATACCGTGCGTGAGAAGGCGATCCCTGTCGTATTCAGCGAAAGCACCGTTTCCGATAAGCCGGCAAAACAGGTTAGTAAAGAAACGGGGGCGAAATATGGCGGCGTGCTGTATGTTGATTCGCTGTCTACAGAAAAAGGCCCCGTGCCGACCTATATCGACCTGTTAAAAGTGACGGTGGAAACCATCGCTAAAGGATTTAATCAATGA
- a CDS encoding metal ABC transporter permease — MTLISWLIDPLSYPFMQRALLAAVVTGTVCAVLSCYLVLKGWSLMGDAISHAVLPGIVVAFLLGIPLVIGAFVSGIFCAVATGYVKEHSRVKEDTVMGIIFSGMFALGLVMFARIDTDQHLNHILFGNVLGITQQELTQILLIAGVTLAIILLKRRDFMLYCFDPNHARVIGLPVKLLHYGLLSLLAMTIVASLQAVGVILVIAMLIAPGIIAFMVCKRFERMVLVATLVSVISCIAGTLISFYIDGATGPCIVIVQALFFTLALTYHQLKQRRQAASQAITDAL; from the coding sequence ATGACGCTCATTAGCTGGCTCATCGATCCCCTGTCCTACCCGTTCATGCAGCGTGCGTTACTCGCTGCCGTCGTCACCGGTACGGTCTGTGCGGTGCTGTCATGTTATCTGGTGCTGAAAGGCTGGTCGCTAATGGGTGATGCCATTTCCCATGCCGTTCTGCCCGGTATCGTTGTCGCGTTTTTACTGGGGATTCCGTTAGTTATCGGGGCTTTCGTTTCCGGTATTTTTTGTGCGGTAGCGACGGGATACGTAAAAGAACACAGCCGGGTTAAAGAAGACACGGTCATGGGGATCATCTTTTCCGGCATGTTTGCGCTGGGGCTCGTCATGTTTGCGCGTATCGATACCGATCAGCACCTGAACCATATTCTGTTTGGTAACGTGCTGGGCATCACTCAGCAAGAGCTGACGCAAATCTTACTGATTGCAGGGGTGACGCTGGCCATCATCTTGTTAAAGCGCCGAGATTTCATGCTGTACTGCTTCGATCCCAATCATGCCCGCGTTATCGGCCTGCCCGTCAAGCTACTGCACTACGGATTGCTGAGCCTGCTGGCGATGACGATTGTCGCATCCTTACAGGCCGTCGGCGTTATTCTGGTGATCGCGATGCTGATTGCACCGGGCATTATTGCCTTCATGGTCTGTAAACGTTTCGAGCGCATGGTGCTTGTTGCCACGCTGGTTTCCGTTATTTCCTGTATTGCTGGCACCCTGATCAGTTTCTATATTGATGGCGCAACCGGCCCTTGCATTGTGATCGTTCAGGCACTGTTCTTCACGCTGGCGCTGACTTACCACCAGCTTAAGCAACGTCGTCAGGCGGCATCTCAGGCCATCACCGACGCGTTGTAA
- the hxpB gene encoding hexitol phosphatase HxpB, translating into MSFDSSIRAAIFDMDGLLIDSEPLWDKAELEVIASLGIDVSLRESMKDTLGLRIDMVVELWYQRSPWATPARDEVVRRIIDRTIEFVAEQRPLLPGVEHALQLCREQNLKIGLASASPLRMQQQVLRMFNLEHYFDVLMSAETLPYSKPHPEVYLNAANRLGVPPTHCVTLEDSVNGMIATKAARMRSIVIPQAEFRDDARWVLADDKLDSLNQLTAEHVV; encoded by the coding sequence ATGTCCTTTGATTCTTCTATACGAGCGGCGATTTTCGATATGGATGGGCTGCTGATTGATTCAGAACCGTTGTGGGACAAGGCCGAACTGGAGGTTATCGCCTCGCTTGGCATAGACGTTTCACTACGAGAATCCATGAAAGATACTTTGGGTTTACGCATCGATATGGTGGTCGAACTCTGGTATCAGCGTTCTCCCTGGGCGACACCCGCCCGGGACGAGGTTGTCCGCCGTATTATCGATCGCACGATTGAATTTGTTGCCGAACAACGCCCCCTCCTGCCCGGCGTCGAACATGCACTGCAACTGTGCCGTGAACAGAATCTCAAAATTGGACTGGCTTCCGCTTCGCCGCTCCGCATGCAGCAGCAGGTGCTGCGAATGTTTAACTTGGAACACTACTTTGATGTCCTAATGTCAGCCGAGACACTGCCGTATAGCAAGCCTCATCCGGAGGTGTATTTGAATGCAGCAAACAGACTCGGCGTTCCTCCGACACACTGTGTGACGCTGGAAGATTCGGTGAACGGTATGATCGCAACCAAAGCAGCACGCATGCGTTCAATCGTTATTCCACAGGCTGAGTTTCGCGATGACGCTCGCTGGGTGCTGGCAGACGATAAGCTGGATTCCCTGAATCAGCTGACCGCTGAACATGTAGTCTAG
- the kduD gene encoding 2-dehydro-3-deoxy-D-gluconate 5-dehydrogenase KduD gives MILNSFDLQGKVALITGCDTGLGQGMAIGLAQAGCDIVGVNIVEPKDTIEKVTALGRRFLSLTADMSNVSGHAELVEKAVAEFGHVDILVNNAGIIRREDAIEFSEKNWDDVMNLNIKSVFFMSQTVARQFIKQGKGGKIINIASMLSFQGGIRVPSYTASKSAVMGVTRLMANEWAKHGINVNAIAPGYMATNNTQQLRADEERSKEILDRIPAGRWGLPQDLMGPSVFLASSASDYINGYTIAVDGGWLAR, from the coding sequence ATGATTTTAAATTCTTTTGATTTGCAAGGTAAAGTTGCTCTGATCACGGGTTGTGATACGGGTTTGGGTCAAGGCATGGCTATCGGTCTGGCACAAGCAGGCTGTGATATCGTCGGCGTCAACATCGTTGAACCTAAAGACACTATCGAGAAAGTCACCGCACTGGGACGCCGTTTCCTGAGCCTGACTGCCGACATGAGCAATGTCTCTGGTCATGCAGAGCTGGTAGAGAAAGCTGTTGCTGAATTTGGTCACGTTGACATTCTGGTCAACAACGCCGGTATCATCCGTCGTGAAGATGCGATCGAGTTCAGCGAGAAAAACTGGGACGACGTAATGAACCTGAACATTAAGAGCGTTTTCTTTATGTCTCAGACCGTTGCTCGCCAGTTCATCAAGCAAGGTAAAGGCGGTAAGATCATCAACATCGCTTCTATGCTGTCCTTCCAGGGTGGTATCCGCGTACCTTCTTATACCGCATCAAAAAGCGCCGTTATGGGTGTAACCCGTCTGATGGCGAACGAGTGGGCAAAACACGGTATCAACGTCAACGCAATTGCACCGGGATATATGGCTACCAACAATACCCAGCAACTGCGCGCTGATGAAGAACGCAGCAAAGAAATTCTGGATCGTATCCCAGCTGGCCGTTGGGGTTTGCCACAGGATCTGATGGGCCCATCCGTCTTCCTGGCATCCAGCGCATCTGATTACATCAATGGTTACACGATTGCCGTTGATGGTGGCTGGCTGGCTCGCTAA
- the cspE gene encoding transcription antiterminator/RNA stability regulator CspE translates to MAKIKGQVKWFNESKGFGFITPADGSKDVFVHFSAIQGNGFKTLAEGQNVEFEIQDGQKGPSAVNVTAL, encoded by the coding sequence ATGGCAAAGATTAAAGGTCAGGTTAAGTGGTTCAACGAGTCTAAAGGCTTTGGTTTCATCACTCCTGCTGACGGCAGCAAAGATGTATTCGTACACTTCTCTGCAATTCAAGGCAACGGCTTCAAAACTCTGGCTGAAGGCCAGAACGTAGAATTCGAAATTCAGGATGGTCAGAAAGGTCCTTCCGCAGTAAACGTCACTGCGCTGTAA
- a CDS encoding fructosamine kinase family protein translates to MWQAISRLLEEHHGTAEIQEYRELSGGEIHPAWYVRYGEHDVFVKCDSREMLTKFTAEADQLHLLGRSNTVHIPTVYGVGSSRDHSFLLLQYLPVKPLDAHSAWCLGEQLARLHQWSDQPQFGLDFDNDLSTTPQPNSWQRRWATFFAEQRIGWQLQLAAEKGMHFGHIETLIARVEDRLAGHQPQPSLLHGDLWPDNCANSQDGAYLFDPASYWGDRECDLAMLPRYPALPPQIYDGYQSVWPLDKGFIDRQPIYQIYYLLNRANLFGGKHIVEAQQLIERQLLS, encoded by the coding sequence ATGTGGCAAGCTATCAGCCGACTTTTGGAAGAGCATCACGGTACTGCGGAAATTCAGGAATACCGCGAATTGTCCGGCGGTGAAATACACCCGGCTTGGTACGTCCGCTACGGCGAGCATGACGTCTTCGTAAAATGCGATAGTCGCGAAATGCTAACCAAATTCACTGCTGAAGCCGATCAGCTTCACTTGCTGGGCCGTAGCAATACGGTACATATACCAACAGTCTATGGTGTCGGCAGCTCACGCGATCACAGTTTTCTGCTTCTGCAATATCTACCTGTCAAACCGTTGGATGCGCACAGCGCCTGGTGTCTGGGCGAACAACTCGCACGCCTGCACCAGTGGAGCGACCAACCGCAATTTGGTCTGGATTTTGATAACGACCTTTCGACAACACCTCAGCCAAACAGCTGGCAGCGGCGCTGGGCGACCTTTTTTGCCGAACAGCGTATTGGATGGCAATTACAGTTAGCAGCAGAGAAAGGAATGCATTTTGGTCACATCGAAACGCTGATCGCGCGCGTTGAGGATCGTCTGGCCGGACATCAGCCTCAGCCGTCGCTCTTGCACGGTGATTTGTGGCCGGATAATTGTGCGAATAGTCAGGATGGCGCTTATCTGTTCGATCCGGCCAGCTATTGGGGAGACAGAGAATGTGATTTAGCGATGCTGCCGCGCTATCCGGCTCTGCCCCCACAGATTTATGATGGTTACCAGAGCGTGTGGCCGCTGGATAAAGGCTTTATCGATCGCCAGCCCATTTACCAAATTTATTATCTGCTTAACCGGGCCAATCTTTTCGGTGGTAAACATATTGTTGAGGCACAACAGCTTATCGAGCGGCAACTTTTGAGCTAA
- a CDS encoding DUF2627 domain-containing protein, whose product MNGIFSKEDLSTTFSVACCFSADPYLSASSSNDFGLSV is encoded by the coding sequence ATGAATGGCATTTTCAGTAAAGAAGACTTAAGTACAACCTTTAGCGTTGCATGCTGCTTCTCTGCCGATCCTTATCTTAGTGCCTCAAGCAGTAACGACTTTGGTTTGTCTGTATAA
- a CDS encoding cupin domain-containing protein encodes MRRYFIDDETPWEELGGGIKRKIMTWSDELMMVYVHFDKDAIGTPHFHEIHDQIAYVAAGSFEVEIEGEKRILKTGDAYLAVKNEMHGVVSLEDGSVLIDAFSPKRADFL; translated from the coding sequence ATGAGAAGATACTTTATTGATGATGAAACGCCATGGGAAGAGCTGGGCGGTGGCATTAAACGTAAAATCATGACCTGGAGCGATGAGCTAATGATGGTTTACGTGCATTTTGATAAAGATGCGATTGGTACGCCGCACTTCCATGAAATTCACGATCAGATTGCTTATGTTGCCGCTGGCAGCTTTGAAGTCGAGATCGAAGGTGAGAAACGTATCCTGAAAACGGGCGATGCTTATCTGGCAGTGAAAAACGAGATGCACGGTGTGGTCTCGCTGGAAGACGGCAGCGTCCTGATCGATGCTTTCTCGCCTAAGCGAGCTGATTTCCTGTAA
- a CDS encoding YniB family protein: MTYQQAGRIAVVKRIAGWILFIPALLSTFVSLANYLYAYTQKKQGIDAVLLDFVHLMVDMVRFNTPFLNIFWYNSPVPDFTRFFSGATLMFWLIYILIFIGLALQVSGARMSRQAKTIKEGIEDQLILEKMKGDGGNTRETLESRVIVPGHSIFVQFFPLYILPVIIAGIGYLVLRLLGLPV, encoded by the coding sequence ATGACGTATCAACAGGCTGGCCGTATTGCCGTCGTTAAACGCATTGCCGGATGGATCCTTTTTATTCCCGCGCTGCTTTCAACCTTCGTCTCGCTAGCTAATTATCTCTACGCTTATACCCAGAAAAAACAGGGCATTGATGCTGTTCTTCTGGATTTTGTGCATCTGATGGTCGACATGGTGCGCTTTAATACGCCTTTCCTGAACATTTTTTGGTACAACTCGCCAGTACCGGATTTCACGCGTTTTTTCAGTGGGGCGACGCTGATGTTTTGGCTGATCTACATCCTGATTTTTATTGGCTTGGCTTTACAGGTTTCGGGTGCCCGGATGTCACGTCAGGCGAAGACCATTAAGGAAGGCATTGAAGATCAACTGATTCTGGAAAAAATGAAAGGTGATGGTGGGAATACGCGTGAGACGCTGGAATCACGTGTTATTGTTCCTGGACACTCGATTTTTGTGCAATTCTTTCCGCTTTATATCCTACCAGTGATTATCGCGGGTATTGGCTATCTGGTGTTACGTTTACTCGGGTTGCCAGTCTGA